The proteins below are encoded in one region of Anaerosporomusa subterranea:
- a CDS encoding CaiB/BaiF CoA transferase family protein, which produces MQRLGAMEGITVLDLTRVLAGPFCSMMLADMGANVIKIEEAGKGADERQLGPFQNGESAYYMNLNRNKKGITLNLKSPKGKEIFKSLVKQADVVLENYRPGTMVKLGLGYDVLKEVNPRIIYAAVSGFGQYGPYTKRPGYDIISQAMSGLMSTTGWPGGHPTRSGTAMGDVLGGLSVTIGILAAIHNRTYTGLGQVVDVALVDSAVASLEIINMIYFTEKRLPQRIGNRYESVYPYDSFQAKDDLVIIGGGNDKLWTLFCKHIGRPELSTHPDYTRTRDRVKNHVAVKKIVEEWTMTKNVSEIVDELLAAGIPAAPIYTIEQVAHDPHIAGAREMFVNVEHPKAGPTTLTGSHIKLSDTKPSIRTPSPDLGQHNEEVLSSMLNMSQEEIAALKAEGVI; this is translated from the coding sequence ATGCAACGTTTAGGAGCTATGGAGGGTATTACTGTTCTCGATCTTACGCGTGTCTTAGCTGGTCCCTTTTGTAGCATGATGTTGGCCGACATGGGCGCAAACGTCATAAAAATCGAAGAAGCTGGCAAGGGCGCCGATGAGCGCCAACTTGGTCCGTTTCAAAACGGTGAAAGCGCTTACTACATGAACCTCAACCGCAATAAGAAAGGCATAACTCTCAATCTCAAATCGCCAAAAGGCAAAGAAATATTTAAATCATTGGTTAAACAAGCTGATGTTGTGCTGGAAAATTACCGTCCGGGAACTATGGTGAAGTTGGGCCTGGGGTATGATGTACTAAAAGAAGTCAATCCCCGCATCATTTACGCTGCCGTCTCCGGATTTGGCCAATACGGCCCTTATACCAAACGCCCCGGCTATGACATCATCAGCCAGGCCATGAGTGGTTTAATGAGCACTACCGGCTGGCCGGGCGGCCATCCGACCCGCAGCGGCACCGCCATGGGCGACGTTCTCGGCGGATTGTCAGTCACCATTGGCATCCTAGCCGCGATTCACAACCGCACATATACTGGCTTGGGCCAAGTTGTGGACGTGGCACTCGTCGATTCAGCCGTAGCAAGCCTTGAAATCATCAACATGATCTATTTCACTGAAAAACGGCTGCCGCAGCGCATCGGCAACCGCTATGAGTCGGTATATCCATACGACTCCTTCCAGGCAAAGGACGACTTGGTTATCATCGGCGGCGGCAACGACAAGCTTTGGACACTTTTCTGCAAACACATTGGGCGTCCTGAGCTAAGTACACATCCAGACTATACCCGCACTCGCGATCGCGTGAAGAATCACGTTGCAGTGAAGAAGATTGTCGAAGAATGGACCATGACCAAAAATGTCAGCGAGATCGTTGATGAACTCTTAGCAGCAGGCATACCCGCTGCTCCCATTTACACGATTGAGCAAGTTGCCCACGATCCACATATCGCCGGAGCGCGGGAAATGTTCGTCAATGTCGAGCATCCGAAAGCCGGCCCAACCACCCTCACCGGCTCGCATATTAAACTGTCTGATACCAAGCCGTCTATCCGCACCCCGTCGCCTGACTTGGGGCAGCATAACGAGGAAGTCCTTAGTTCAATGCTCAATATGAGTCAGGAAGAGATTGCAGCATTGAAAGCTGAAGGCGTAATTTAA
- a CDS encoding 6-phosphofructokinase, which produces MSLTGKVLIAQGGGPTAVINQTLVGIVLEARKYPQVTKVYGAVKGVEGIVSEEFLDLTQETTHNLEQVALTPSSALLSTRVKPDSKYCHEIFKVLKAHDVRYFFYIGGNDSADTVRIVNEEAKLANYEMRAIHVPKTIDNDLVINDHTPGYGSAARFVAQAFMGANLDVRALSGIYIGVVMGRNAGFLTAASVIAQKYPEDGPHLIYLPEREFSIDKFLNDVKQIYDRTGVCVVALSEGIRDTSGTPIVASLLKDIEVDAHGNSTLSGTGALGDLLTKEIKEKLKISRVRCDTFGYLQRSFMGCVSDVDQHEAREVGERAVQIALWKNVDGSVAIERTGYYSVDYRLVELAEVAGKTKLMPDEFINTAGNHVTDAFKYYVRPLLGSGLPSPSLLRAPKVPKLLRND; this is translated from the coding sequence ATGTCACTAACAGGCAAAGTACTGATTGCGCAAGGGGGAGGCCCGACGGCGGTCATCAATCAAACATTGGTTGGCATCGTATTAGAAGCGCGAAAATACCCCCAGGTGACCAAAGTCTATGGCGCAGTCAAAGGTGTGGAAGGTATTGTAAGCGAGGAGTTTCTCGACCTAACTCAGGAAACAACGCACAATCTGGAACAAGTGGCTCTTACACCTTCATCAGCGCTGTTATCTACCCGGGTAAAGCCGGACAGCAAATATTGCCACGAAATTTTTAAAGTGTTAAAAGCCCACGATGTTAGGTATTTCTTCTATATTGGAGGCAATGATTCGGCTGACACTGTGCGGATCGTGAACGAAGAGGCTAAGCTGGCAAATTACGAAATGCGGGCAATTCACGTGCCGAAGACCATTGATAATGATCTGGTGATCAATGACCATACTCCAGGCTACGGATCAGCGGCGCGGTTTGTAGCGCAAGCCTTTATGGGCGCTAATCTTGACGTTCGGGCACTTTCCGGGATCTATATCGGTGTCGTCATGGGACGCAATGCCGGGTTCCTTACAGCAGCCTCGGTGATTGCTCAAAAATATCCGGAAGATGGACCTCATCTGATTTACCTGCCAGAGCGGGAGTTTAGCATTGACAAGTTTCTAAATGACGTTAAGCAGATTTATGATCGAACAGGAGTCTGTGTTGTGGCTCTTTCGGAAGGCATAAGGGATACCAGCGGCACGCCGATCGTAGCATCTTTGCTTAAGGATATTGAAGTCGATGCTCATGGTAACAGCACTCTTTCAGGCACAGGAGCTCTCGGTGACTTACTAACCAAGGAAATAAAAGAAAAGTTGAAGATATCTAGAGTCCGCTGCGATACTTTTGGTTATCTGCAACGCTCCTTTATGGGATGCGTTTCTGATGTCGATCAGCACGAGGCCAGGGAAGTCGGTGAGCGGGCGGTACAGATTGCCCTTTGGAAAAATGTCGATGGCTCGGTAGCTATTGAGCGTACTGGCTATTACTCGGTTGATTACCGCCTAGTAGAATTGGCAGAGGTAGCGGGAAAAACCAAATTAATGCCAGACGAGTTCATCAACACTGCAGGTAATCATGTCACCGATGCGTTTAAGTATTACGTTCGGCCATTACTAGGGTCTGGACTACCGTCGCCTTCTCTGCTCAGGGCACCAAAAGTCCCTAAATTGTTGCGGAACGATTAA
- a CDS encoding hydroxymethylglutaryl-CoA lyase yields MELTAKRIEVTEVGPRDGFQNVKTFIPTQDKVEIIKGLIESGIKSLELTSFVSPKAIPQLADSTAVCQSILEQYGGRIKASALVPNLKGAQAAWDAGIREVACVVSVTPEHNKANINRTHDESLAEIAKMVEGLPGMKVRVDLATALACPFTGWVLPDAVAALAKKVTALGINKLVLADTIGVATPDRVHALAVRMQRDFPDVSFSLHLHDTRGMGLANTLAGVMAGITTFETSVGGLGGCPFAPGAAGNTATEDMVSMFNEMGIETGVDMEKLLQVVGVVGNKVDAPLSSHMAKAKIYDCFQRAR; encoded by the coding sequence ATGGAACTTACAGCCAAAAGAATCGAAGTCACTGAGGTAGGCCCAAGAGATGGATTTCAAAATGTAAAGACATTTATTCCTACTCAAGACAAGGTTGAGATTATTAAAGGGCTAATTGAATCAGGCATAAAGAGTCTGGAGCTAACTTCGTTCGTTTCGCCCAAGGCGATTCCGCAATTAGCCGATTCGACTGCTGTCTGTCAGTCAATACTTGAACAGTACGGCGGCAGGATCAAGGCTAGTGCGCTAGTGCCGAATCTAAAAGGGGCGCAAGCAGCCTGGGACGCGGGAATCCGTGAGGTGGCCTGTGTTGTGTCGGTTACACCTGAGCATAATAAAGCGAATATCAACCGTACACATGATGAGTCGCTGGCTGAGATTGCGAAAATGGTAGAAGGCCTGCCAGGCATGAAGGTTCGGGTGGATTTGGCTACCGCGCTTGCCTGTCCATTTACCGGCTGGGTTTTGCCTGACGCAGTGGCCGCGCTGGCGAAGAAGGTTACGGCGCTAGGTATCAATAAACTGGTGTTGGCTGATACCATCGGGGTGGCAACACCTGACAGGGTGCACGCATTAGCTGTCCGGATGCAAAGAGATTTCCCTGATGTGAGCTTTTCGCTGCACCTCCACGATACCCGCGGCATGGGTCTGGCCAATACGTTGGCTGGAGTAATGGCCGGGATAACGACATTTGAGACCTCAGTTGGCGGGCTCGGCGGATGCCCGTTCGCGCCAGGCGCGGCTGGCAATACCGCGACAGAAGACATGGTTAGCATGTTCAATGAAATGGGTATTGAAACTGGGGTAGACATGGAGAAACTGCTGCAGGTGGTTGGCGTGGTTGGCAATAAAGTGGATGCGCCGTTGTCGAGTCACATGGCAAAAGCAAAAATCTACGATTGCTTCCAACGTGCGCGATAA
- a CDS encoding sigma 54-interacting transcriptional regulator encodes MSRIVVLSPFRDMGSMTEALAKEMGIQVEVYEGWMDNACEVIDKLAGPEIDVFISRGGTADAISRRYDAPVIKADSGLYDIMECFDEARKISRKIAITLFGKHLTGLPLLERTMDIKITEIVFPNLDYVKNRIESLAAEGDYCIVGGGPSVQIAKSFGLPAVFLRTGENTVRDALQRAVEVADLRREEKRKSHRLKAILDSVYDGIIAVDSMENIEIINPAAGRILGCETANAVGKKVNQVIPNSRLNEVIKTGNMEIGEFQDVGNLRIVTNRVPVKVGSKVLGAVATFQDVSRVVKVEQRLRREMTKSQFKAKYRLDDIIGQSPALAETKLMAKSFANSDLTVLIYGPSGCGKEMFAQGLHNASARRSKPFVAINCAALPPSLLESELFGHDEGAFTGAKRKGKLGLFELAHDGTVFLDEVEALPIELQGRLLRVLQEREVLRVGGETIIPVNIRVVAATNQEPHGLVAANKMREDLYYRLNVLYLELPSLHDRQEDIPLLCKSFLAGSGFDQVESVLDAMMPLLIRYAWPGNVRELQNFCQRLLFYKDNYLIDRDIEKLVRKIAPSVLSKANVSTDLNARVEAFEAQIIRHAVKETGSIRKAAEKLGVGKSTVARKLKNP; translated from the coding sequence ATGAGTCGAATTGTGGTGTTATCACCGTTTCGAGATATGGGTTCGATGACAGAGGCATTGGCTAAGGAAATGGGCATCCAGGTTGAGGTATATGAGGGTTGGATGGATAATGCGTGCGAGGTCATCGATAAGCTGGCAGGGCCTGAGATTGATGTCTTTATTAGCCGGGGCGGCACGGCGGATGCCATTTCTCGCCGCTACGACGCTCCAGTAATTAAGGCGGATTCCGGCCTGTATGACATCATGGAGTGTTTTGATGAGGCTCGCAAAATTAGTCGCAAGATTGCTATTACCTTGTTTGGCAAGCACCTCACCGGCCTACCGCTATTGGAAAGAACCATGGATATAAAAATTACGGAGATCGTCTTTCCTAATTTAGATTATGTAAAGAATAGAATTGAATCTTTGGCTGCTGAGGGCGACTATTGCATCGTTGGTGGCGGTCCGTCTGTGCAGATTGCCAAAAGCTTTGGCTTGCCGGCCGTATTTCTGCGTACAGGAGAGAATACAGTTCGCGATGCACTGCAGCGGGCGGTGGAGGTCGCAGACCTGCGAAGGGAGGAAAAGCGTAAGTCGCACCGTTTGAAAGCTATTCTGGACTCTGTATATGATGGCATAATCGCCGTAGATTCTATGGAAAACATCGAGATTATTAACCCGGCGGCAGGGAGAATTCTTGGCTGTGAGACTGCGAACGCTGTCGGCAAAAAGGTAAATCAAGTAATTCCCAACTCGCGCTTAAATGAAGTCATAAAAACCGGCAACATGGAAATTGGTGAGTTCCAGGATGTTGGCAATTTGCGGATTGTTACGAACCGGGTTCCTGTTAAGGTCGGATCCAAGGTTCTGGGAGCTGTTGCCACATTTCAGGATGTGTCGCGAGTGGTCAAAGTCGAGCAACGCCTGCGGCGAGAGATGACAAAAAGCCAGTTTAAGGCGAAGTATCGGTTGGATGATATCATTGGACAGTCACCTGCTTTAGCTGAAACCAAGCTGATGGCAAAGAGTTTTGCCAATTCGGATTTGACGGTTTTAATCTATGGTCCGTCCGGCTGTGGCAAGGAAATGTTTGCTCAAGGCCTTCACAATGCCAGCGCCAGGCGCAGTAAACCATTCGTCGCCATTAATTGCGCGGCTTTGCCGCCGTCTTTGCTGGAAAGCGAGTTGTTTGGGCATGACGAGGGTGCGTTTACCGGCGCTAAACGCAAAGGTAAATTGGGGCTATTTGAGTTAGCGCATGACGGAACCGTTTTTCTTGATGAAGTCGAAGCATTGCCGATCGAACTACAAGGCCGATTGCTGCGGGTCCTGCAAGAGAGGGAAGTTTTACGGGTGGGTGGTGAGACCATCATTCCTGTAAATATTCGGGTCGTTGCAGCGACTAATCAAGAACCGCATGGCTTGGTCGCCGCCAACAAAATGCGAGAGGATTTATATTATCGTCTGAATGTGCTATATCTTGAACTTCCTAGCTTGCATGACCGCCAGGAAGATATTCCTCTGCTTTGCAAAAGCTTTCTGGCGGGGAGTGGTTTCGACCAGGTGGAATCAGTATTAGATGCAATGATGCCGCTGCTCATTCGTTACGCGTGGCCGGGTAATGTTCGGGAATTGCAAAATTTTTGTCAACGTTTGTTGTTCTATAAAGATAACTATTTGATTGACCGGGACATTGAAAAGTTAGTCCGCAAGATTGCGCCAAGTGTGCTTTCAAAGGCGAATGTCTCGACCGATCTTAACGCCCGCGTGGAGGCTTTTGAAGCTCAGATCATCCGCCATGCAGTGAAGGAAACGGGTAGCATCCGTAAAGCAGCAGAAAAGTTGGGCGTGGGTAAGTCAACCGTAGCTAGGAAATTGAAAAATCCATGA
- a CDS encoding anion permease produces MNKIKAFVAIFIIGAAIWLIPVPAGLKPQAWQLLAIFVATIAGIIMQPLPMGAMAIIGITVAAMTNTLTVPQALSAFADATIWLIVCAFLFARSFIKTGLGSRIAYLLMRAIGDSTLKLGYVLAISDLILAPATPSNTARGGGVLYPIVRSLCSAFDSEPGPTARRIGGYLMTTQFQVNVITSAMFMTAMAANPLVAVLAKKTANIDISWGTWALAASVPGLIALALTPYLLYKLYPPELQHTPEAKQLAARELEKRGSLSKAEKVVLGVFIAALLLWSTSSFTKLNATLVALMGVCVLLITEVLTWQDILDDKGPWDTLIWMGGLVGMASFLNSLGFIPWFAKTVSANLAGVSWIPALTTLYVVYMYAHYGFASLTAHVTAMYPAFLAVAVSTGAPPYLTALGLGFISNLCGGLTHYSTGTAPIYFGAGYVDQKAWWRLGFMASVVNMIIWIGIGGMWWKVLGLW; encoded by the coding sequence ATGAACAAGATCAAGGCATTTGTGGCGATTTTTATCATCGGCGCGGCAATCTGGCTGATACCGGTACCGGCCGGTCTTAAGCCGCAGGCCTGGCAACTTTTGGCCATCTTTGTGGCCACCATCGCCGGGATCATTATGCAACCACTGCCGATGGGCGCAATGGCTATAATCGGCATTACGGTGGCTGCGATGACCAACACGCTAACTGTTCCGCAAGCGTTGTCTGCCTTCGCCGATGCTACGATCTGGCTGATTGTCTGTGCCTTTTTGTTCGCCCGTAGTTTTATCAAGACTGGACTAGGCAGTCGGATCGCGTATCTGCTGATGCGAGCAATCGGCGACAGTACACTAAAGCTGGGCTACGTGTTGGCGATCAGCGATTTAATTCTTGCGCCTGCCACACCGTCGAATACGGCCAGAGGCGGCGGTGTTTTATATCCGATTGTCCGCAGTTTGTGTTCGGCGTTTGATTCTGAGCCTGGTCCTACGGCTCGCCGGATTGGCGGCTATTTGATGACAACCCAGTTCCAGGTAAATGTCATTACCTCAGCGATGTTCATGACAGCGATGGCGGCAAATCCGCTGGTGGCGGTATTGGCGAAGAAGACGGCAAATATTGATATTAGCTGGGGGACGTGGGCGCTGGCTGCTTCGGTTCCTGGTTTAATTGCACTTGCTCTGACGCCATATTTGCTATATAAATTATATCCGCCGGAGTTGCAGCACACGCCGGAAGCGAAGCAGCTTGCAGCCAGGGAATTGGAGAAGCGCGGTAGTCTGAGCAAAGCTGAAAAAGTTGTCTTGGGTGTATTTATCGCAGCACTGCTGCTCTGGAGCACTTCCAGCTTTACGAAATTGAACGCGACACTGGTTGCGCTGATGGGTGTATGCGTACTGTTAATAACAGAAGTATTGACTTGGCAGGACATACTCGATGACAAGGGACCTTGGGATACCCTGATTTGGATGGGTGGACTTGTCGGTATGGCCAGTTTTCTCAATTCTTTGGGCTTTATTCCCTGGTTTGCCAAGACAGTTAGCGCTAACCTGGCCGGAGTTTCCTGGATACCCGCACTGACTACCTTATATGTTGTCTATATGTATGCCCACTATGGTTTTGCCAGCCTGACCGCACACGTGACAGCCATGTATCCCGCTTTCTTAGCGGTGGCAGTCTCAACTGGCGCGCCTCCTTACTTAACCGCTCTTGGTCTGGGATTCATATCAAATCTTTGCGGCGGTTTGACCCACTATTCGACAGGTACTGCGCCTATCTATTTCGGGGCAGGCTATGTTGATCAAAAGGCCTGGTGGCGACTGGGCTTTATGGCATCGGTGGTGAATATGATTATTTGGATAGGGATAGGCGGCATGTGGTGGAAAGTCCTCGGCCTCTGGTAA
- a CDS encoding 2-hydroxyacid dehydrogenase: MSKRWNVYVTRMLPQPAIDLLKEYCDVEINPDDQVLSHEELLTKVKGRDAVLCLLTDTIDDEVFAAAGSQCKLFANYAVGFNNVDVEAATKRGVMISNTPDVLTDATADLAWTLLFSVARRVVESDKYLRDGKFQGWGPMLLLGRDITGKTLGVIGTGRIGGNFAKKAKGFEMKILYNDVTPNPQFEAETGGVYVDKETLLKTADFISVHVPLLPSTRHLISTNEFKLMKPTAILINTSRGPVVDEKALVYALQTNEIWGAGLDVFENEPAVEPRLLECENAVLLPHVASATIDTRTNMGLIAVRNILAAMQGAVPPTLVNIEVLRAKESNKA; the protein is encoded by the coding sequence ATGTCGAAACGTTGGAACGTCTATGTAACCCGCATGCTGCCCCAACCGGCCATTGATCTGCTAAAGGAGTATTGCGATGTCGAGATCAACCCGGATGACCAGGTGCTTAGTCACGAAGAACTGCTGACGAAGGTCAAAGGCAGAGATGCAGTTCTATGTCTGCTGACAGACACGATTGATGATGAAGTATTCGCCGCAGCCGGATCGCAATGCAAACTATTTGCCAACTATGCTGTCGGTTTTAATAACGTGGATGTTGAAGCCGCAACCAAACGCGGCGTCATGATCAGTAACACACCGGATGTGTTGACAGATGCGACTGCTGACTTAGCCTGGACGCTGCTGTTTTCAGTCGCCCGTCGCGTCGTTGAGTCTGACAAGTATCTGCGGGACGGCAAATTCCAGGGCTGGGGACCGATGCTGCTGTTAGGGCGGGATATTACCGGCAAGACGCTGGGCGTTATCGGCACAGGCCGCATTGGCGGCAACTTTGCCAAGAAAGCCAAAGGCTTTGAGATGAAGATTCTTTATAATGATGTCACGCCTAACCCCCAATTCGAAGCCGAAACCGGCGGTGTATATGTCGATAAAGAGACGTTATTAAAAACAGCTGATTTCATTTCGGTTCATGTACCGCTGCTACCATCAACCCGTCATTTGATCAGCACCAATGAATTCAAACTGATGAAACCGACGGCAATTCTGATTAACACTTCGCGTGGTCCGGTGGTGGATGAAAAGGCGTTAGTTTATGCGCTTCAGACCAATGAAATCTGGGGGGCCGGACTGGATGTTTTCGAAAATGAACCAGCGGTTGAGCCCAGGCTACTCGAATGTGAGAATGCCGTGCTGCTGCCACACGTTGCCAGCGCCACGATTGACACCCGAACCAACATGGGGCTAATCGCGGTACGCAACATTTTGGCGGCGATGCAAGGGGCGGTCCCGCCGACATTAGTGAATATAGAGGTTCTGAGAGCGAAGGAAAGCAACAAGGCTTAA
- a CDS encoding transketolase family protein, with amino-acid sequence MKAMREAYGEALVELGRSNPDVVVLDADVASSTRSILFKNAFPERFFNIGIAEGNMVGIAAGLAATGKIAFVNTFALFFALRAADPIRSLVAYNQLNVKIAGAYGGFSDSYDGASHQSVEDVSIMRSIPNLTVVVPSDEHSTRKATLAAAALKGPVYLRLSRAEVPPVHSPGMNFEIGKGIVVRTGKDVTIVANGYMVTKALEAATLLAETGIEAEVIDMHTVKPLDEQLLLASASKTGAVVTVEENTIYGGLGSAVAEVLAKTSPVPLEIVGIKDVFGESGSYEGILSKHGLDKDAVAEAVQKVLNRKLK; translated from the coding sequence ATGAAAGCGATGCGAGAAGCGTATGGTGAGGCGCTGGTAGAGCTTGGCCGCTCTAACCCCGATGTTGTTGTGCTGGATGCCGATGTCGCCAGTTCAACCCGTTCGATTCTGTTTAAAAACGCGTTCCCTGAGCGATTCTTCAATATTGGTATCGCTGAAGGCAATATGGTGGGGATAGCTGCTGGCTTAGCAGCGACTGGCAAGATTGCTTTCGTCAATACGTTTGCGCTGTTTTTTGCCCTGCGAGCGGCAGATCCGATTCGTAGCTTGGTTGCTTATAATCAGCTTAACGTGAAGATCGCCGGCGCATATGGCGGTTTCTCTGATTCCTATGATGGCGCCAGCCACCAGTCAGTTGAAGATGTGTCGATTATGCGATCAATTCCCAACCTGACGGTTGTCGTTCCGTCAGATGAGCACTCAACCCGGAAGGCTACGCTTGCGGCTGCGGCGTTGAAAGGACCGGTCTATCTGCGTCTTAGCCGGGCTGAAGTTCCGCCTGTTCACTCTCCGGGTATGAATTTCGAGATTGGCAAGGGAATCGTGGTTCGGACCGGAAAGGACGTCACCATTGTTGCTAACGGCTATATGGTGACAAAGGCTCTTGAAGCGGCGACCCTGCTTGCCGAAACAGGCATAGAGGCGGAAGTCATTGATATGCATACCGTTAAGCCGCTTGATGAACAGTTGCTGCTGGCGTCAGCGTCAAAGACCGGAGCTGTAGTAACGGTTGAGGAAAATACAATATATGGCGGACTGGGTTCTGCTGTAGCAGAAGTGCTGGCAAAGACCTCACCCGTGCCGCTAGAGATCGTCGGTATTAAGGACGTATTTGGCGAATCTGGTAGTTATGAGGGTATATTGAGCAAGCACGGACTAGATAAAGACGCCGTGGCAGAGGCAGTGCAAAAGGTTCTGAATCGAAAATTGAAATAG